The Echinicola jeungdonensis genome segment TTTGTTTTTTTCTTCTTTTGAGGTACAATTCCAAACCAGCAAAATGCTGGCAAGTATGGCCAATATAGAGAGGTTGTGTTTTAGCATTTGGTTTATTTTTATGTACAGCCCTTTGAGGTAATTAGTTCCTTTGTCTCCTTCTTTTGTATAACTTGATCCCAGCCATGAGCAATCCGCTCAAGACTAACAAGCCAACTATGCCCCAGACCATATCCAGGAGGTTTTTAAGTACGATCAGGAAGACAATTGCAAATAACAGCACCGTAGCCGCTTCATTCCAAATTCTGAGTTGGGTGGAGCTCCATTTTGACACCCCTTTTTGCAGCTGTTTAAAGATTTGGTGGCATTTAAAATGGTAAAGGTACAATAAAAAAACAAAGCCTAATTTGGCATGCATAAAGCCCAGTTCCAGATACCCCCAACGGTAGCTGAGGACCCAAAACCCAAAAATTAAAGTTAAAACTGCTGATGGCCAGGTGATGCCCAACCAGAGCCTTTTGGCCATTAAGTCCAATTGAGGTTTAAGGATTTTTTGTTCTTCCAGGGGTTTTTCCAGGGTCTCAGTTTGGTAAATGAAAAGCCTTACGATGTAAAATAACCCTGCAAACCAGGTGACAATAAAAATAATATGTAATGCTTTTAAGTATTCGAAGCCCATTTTCAAATTTTTCCTCTAAATTAATGGTTAAAGGGTAAACAACCTTGAAATTAAATGAAAACTAAATATTTGATATGGGGGCTGGGTACAATGGTGTTTTTTGTGATGATCTATATTGCTCAAACCACCTTTACTCAACCTGGAATTGCAGAACTTAGGTCTACTTTTACTGAAGTGGCCAAATACCGAAACCCTAACAATACCGGGCCAATTGTCAGATTGTATGCGGTGGCTACCACCAGAATTGCCCCTTGGGAAGAGATGAAAAGATATGGACAATTTATGCCCCATAACAAATATGGAAATACTAAAGTGTTTTTTTTCGATGGAGTATTACACACCCCTAAGGAAATAGGCCCTGAACCTCCCTATTTTGAAAAAGGATTTCAGGAGTATTGTATCGGAAAGTATGAAAAGACTGCCATGGGGAAAGAAAGCTTCAAAAAATACCCATTTAAAGGATTGTTGATCGATACTTTGGTCAGTGGTGGGCAAGCGAAACAAGGAAAAAGGCTAATAATAAATTGATTTGGACTATAAGCCAAAACGTCTAAAAGCAAAAGATTATGTGGATGGGGTGCTTTCGGGAAATCGCACCCTTTTAAGTAAGGCCATTACTTTGGTAGAAAGCAAATTGGAGGAGGACCAGAATTTGGCCAAGGAAGTGATGGCCAGCATTATGCCTTATTCTGGAAATTCTGTCCGCATAGGTGTTACCGGGATTCCGGGAGTAGGGAAAAGTACCTTTATTGAAAATTTTGGTAAAAATATTGTAGAAGAGGGTCATCGGTTAGCCGTATTGACCATTGATCCAAGTAGCGATAAATCTTCCGGAAGCATATTGGGGGATAAAACCCGTATGGAATCACTATCCAAATTACCTGAGGTTTATGTTAGGCCATCTCCGTCTTCCTTTTTTGCTGGGGGGGTAGGTGAAAAAACCAGAGAAGCTATTTTTTTATGTGAGGCTGCCGGATATGATGTGATTATTGTGGAAACAGTGGGAGTGGGGCAAGCTGAGGCTTTGGTTCGACAAATGGTGGACTTTTTTTTATTGTTATTGTTGCCTGGATCGGGGGACCAACTCCAGGGAATAAAAAAAGGAATTATCGAATTTGCAGATGGCTTGGTGATTACCAAAGCGGATGGGGATAACCTGATTAAATCTAAAATTGCCCTGCAAGAATTCAAACAAGTGGTTAATCTATTGTCCAACAGGGATAAGGGATGGAGGCCCCCTGTAAAAATATGTTCTTCCGTAACAAAAAAAGGGTTAAATGAAATTTGGGGTATGATTCTTGATTATGAAAAAAACAGAAAAATTAATGGGGCCTGGGAGGAAACCAGAAAAGACCAACAGGTGTATTGGGTTAAGGAACAAACTCGGGTCCTGATTGAAAAACGTTTTTTTAATAACCCTTGGATCAAAAAAAATATTGAGAAATATATGCCCTTATTGATTAATGGAAATGTTTTGCCAAGTGAAGTAGCAGAAAAATTATTGGAAGATTTTGTTGTTTATCTAAAAAAACAATCATGAAGGAGGGTTGTAAATCCATTAGGGGACTTTTTATGACGATGGTTTTGCTGGCATTTTTTGCCTGTGGGCAGGACGAAAATGTAGAGTTGAAAAAAATATCCCACCATATAAAAGAACTCAATAAGAAAAGCTGTATTGATGAGGATTGTGCTGAGGTAAAATTGTCTTTTCCAGTTTTTGAGGGAAAGCGGAATTTGGCAGACAAGATCAACCTTCACATTAAGCAGCAAATGATCATGTATTTGGGCTGGGGTGAAAGTGAGCTGGAGGTGGATTCTTTGCAATATGCCGTGAATAATTTTATAAAAAAATTTAAAAACATAAAGGAAGAATTTCCAGATTCGCATCAAAGTTGGTATGTGGATGCTCAGGGAGCAGTAACTTATAGCAATTCAAAATTCCTTTCACTTTCCATGCTCAGTGACAGCTATACAGGAGGGGCCCATTCCAATCAAATTATGTTATTTATGAACTTTGACTTGGATAGGGGAGTGCTGGTGAAAAAAGATGATATCATTTTGAATGAAACCAAATTATTGGCGAAAGCTAAAAATGCTTTTAGAAAATATCATGATGTTGATCCAGAAAAATCATTGGCTGAGGATGGGCGTTTTTTCCTAAAGGACGGGGAGTTCTTCCTTCCTGCAGCCATTGGTTATGAAGACAGTGAACTGGTGTTGTTTTACAATTCCTATGAAATAGCCCCGTATGCCATGGGGCAAACCGAATTGAGGATCCCTTTGGATCAATTGGAGGGAGTCGTGCTTCAGCCCTGAAAAATAAAAATTTTAGAATTGAAATCTTAGAAAGTAGACCATACCCAGGTTGTTTAAATCTTAAAAAAATCAGGAATATAAAATTCCACATTTTCCATTCCTGATTGAATATTCAATTTTAATTGGTTTTGGGTATTTCTATAATTCCCCTGTGTTGGAAAAAAAATGCTCGAATCCCTAATATCTGGTTGTTTAGCCTGTTTAATACGGGTAATGCATGTTTAAGAATAAAATGAATTGGATCAATAAGATCTCATTTTAAACTTTTTCTTTTGCTCATTGATGGCATTTCTGAAGGTAGTATCTGTTTCCATTAGATCGTTTACTGTTTGTACGGCATGGATTACAGTACTGTGGTCCCTTCCTCCAAAGTGGTATCCAATTGATTTGAGAGAATGGTTTGTAAACTCTTTGGAGAAATACATGGCAATTTGCCTTGCCATTACAATTTCTTTTTTCCTGGTCTTGGCTTTAAGATCATCCAGTTTGATGCCATAATAATCCGATACAGTTTTCTGGATAAAATCGATCCCCACCTCTGTTTCAATATCTTTAACGATATTTTTCATGATGCTTTTTGCCAAGCCCAAGTCTATTTCCACCCTGTTGAGGGAGGCATGGGCAATGAGGGAAATGAGTACACCCTCCAGCTCCCGGATGTTAGTGTCAACGGTATAAGCCAGGTATTCAATGACATCATCAGGAATATAAATTCCCTCGGTTTGCATTTTTCGCCTTATTATGGCCACCCTTGTTTCAAAATCAGGCATGTGAAGATCAGCCGTTAACCCCCATTTAAATCTGGAGAGTAATCGTTCCTCCAGCCCTTTTAAGTCCCTTGGGGGGCAATCGGAGGTCATGATGATCTGCTTTTTACTTTGATGCAAATGGTTGAAAATATGGAAAAACATTTCCTGGGTCCGGTCTTTTCCTGCCAAAAACTGGATGTCATCAATGATTAGAACATCCACTTGCATATAAAAATTGGTAAAGCTTTTTACATTTCCATCTTTGATGGAATCCATAAATTGATTGACAAATTTTTCTGAAGAAACATAAAGTACAAATTTGTCCTCAGGGCCATTTTTGATTTCATTTCCGATGGCCTGTACCAAGTGGGTTTTCCCTAGACCAACACCTCCATAAACCATTAAAGGGTTAAATGAAGTGATCCCGGGCTTGGTGGCAACTGCATATCCCGCAGATCTGGCCAAACGGTTACAATCCCCTTCTATGTAGGAACTGAAAGTGTAATTGGGATTAAGATGGGATTGTAGAAGGGCATCACCATGCAGGCTTTGCATATCAAAGGGGCTGCGGTTTTCCTGCTTTTGGAGTTTCTCATCATTTTTTTTCTTGGCTGCAGCATTGCCTTGGGGATAACTGACCACATAGGGTTGGTTTTGGGAGTTCCCCCGGTCCACCACTACAGCATATTCCAACTTGCCACTGGGGCCAAGAATATTTTTGATGGCCAGTTTCAAAACCTGGACATAATTATCCTCCAGCCATTCGTAAAAAAACTGACTGGGGACCTGTATGGTCAGGATAGGGCCTTCCAATCTCACCGGATTAATAGGTTTAAACCAGGTGGAAAAGCTCTGCTCATTTACGTGTGCTTCAATGACACGCAAACATTCATCCCATACTGCTTTTGCCTCTGAATTCATTTGAAACTGATTACAAGAAAGTAATGATTAAATACCCCCTCTTCATCTAGGAAGGGCAACAAAATTGGGGAAAATAAATCTAAATTAAAAATTAAAATTTACTTGCCTTAAGCGTTCTTTTGTGTATAAGTATTTTATGCATAGGAAATGTTGCAATTGATTTGGTTTTCAAAATTTTTTAAAGGTTTTTGTAGATTTTTAAAGAACAGTTTTGTTTCTCCTTGTTAAAGAACGGGGGGTATTATCAACAATAATAATTTAATTAATGGCCTTAAGAATCTAAGGCCTGTCAATATAAATTTTAATTTTTTTCTCACCAATTGATCATCGAATATATCAACATTAGTAAAATAAATTTTGTGGAAAATGGTGAAAACCCTCCTAGACTAATTAATCAATATTAACATTTGAAATTGATTTCCAGTAAACTAAGCCGTTTTATATTAACTGATAAAGGCTGGTTTTTATTTTCCAAAATCTTATTTTTGATAAAGGAGGGGTATAGGTTGAACATAAATTGGAACCGATGAATAAGTTGTTTGATAATTTTCCGCCCCAAAATAAAGGGATGTGGATGCAGGAAGTGCTCAAAGACCTGAAACAAGGAAGTTTTGAACATTTGATGATTTCCAGGCCCTGGGAAGGAATGTCTTTGTTTCCTTTTTATACAGCTGAAGATGCCGAGAAATGGAAATGGCTGATTTCTTATGAGAATATTGAAAATTATAATCTGCCTTTATCCTCGTCTTCCCCTAAGCAGTGGGCCAACATGGTCAAGGTGACCTGGCGTCCGGACGATACTTTTGAGGCTGAAGTAAAAAGGGTCTTGGAAGGAGGGGCTGACGGAATTATTTTGGAATTAAGTGGTGAAGAACCACCTGGTATAATTTTTAAAGGAGATTGGTGGAAGGGGCTTGTCCTTTGGATACACCCTTTAAACAATCCTGTTTCCATCCTACAGCAATTTTTTTCTGAAATCGATCAAAGAAAGATTGATAAAGGTACCATAGTAGGGGGCATTCTTTATAGTCCATTTAAAAACTTATTTGATAATCAAAAAGCGAAAAGTGCATTGGAAGGGGAGCTTTGGCAACTTCACCAAATGACAAAGGACTTTCAGTACTTTAAGGGGCTTTGTCTGGACTGGTGCATTTATTTGGAAGGCGGAGGAAACCCAGATCAGGAAATGAGGTATGGATTGGGGGAATTGGTGGAACTAATGGATATTTTAACCGAAAAGGGTTTTTCTCCCGAAGAGCTTTTTAAGAATTTAATTATAAAGGTGGCCGTCAGTGGTGATTTTTATATGGAGATTGCTAAACTAAAATCCATGCGGGTACTGGTCCATCAATTGGCGGGCCTTTATGAAGTAAAGGTTAACCCCAATGAATTTCCTTTTTTTGGATTTACCAGTAATTGGTCAAAATCCAAAGTGGAACCTTATACAAATATGATCAAAAATACTACCGAAAGTTTGGCTGCCCTATTGGGTGGATGTAATTTGATATGGGTACGGCCACATGAAATTGAAGGAGCTGAGCCAAGTAATTTTTCAAAAAGGATTGCCCGGAATATTTTAAACATATTGAAGGAGGAATGTTATTTGGATAAAGTATTAGACCCAACTGCTGGTTCCTATTATTTGGGCTTTCTGACCAATAAGTTGCGACAATTGGGTGAAGAAGGATTAAGGCAATTGGAAAAAGAAGGAGGATGGTGGGGAAATTATATGGACCTGAGGATTCAAAAGGACATTAAAACTTCCAGGATGGAAAAATGGGATGCCCTGATTAGTGGGGACCAAGTTCGAGTAGGAGAAAATAAATACAGGGCAAAAGAAAGTGGTTATTTATTGGCTAAAAAACCAAATAAAATTCAAGAAGAACCATTTCAAATAAAGCCTCTTTCTCCTGTTCTATTGTTTGAAATGACCAAAACAAGCTAACCATGAGACCAAACCTGGAAAAATTAACCCAAAATAACCTTTTCAGTCACAAACCTGGAAAGCCAGGTGAGTCTTGGTCTTCATTTGAGAAAATCAAGATCAAACCTTTTTATAGTAAAGAGGATGTGAAAAACATTTCCCATTTGAGCTATGTAGCAGGGTTGCCACCTTTTTTGAGGGGGCCCTATAGCACCATGTACCTAAACCGGACCTGGACGATCCGTCAATATGCTGGCTTTTCCAATGCCGAGGCTTCCAATGCTTTCTATAGGAAAAATCTGGAAGAAGGACAAAGAGGCCTTTCAGTGGCATTTGATCTAGCTACTCACCGGGGATTTGATTCCGATCATCCAAGGGTTCAAGGGGATGTTGGAAAGGCTGGGGTAGCAGTGGATTCCATTTTGGACATGAAGATTCTTTTTGATGGAATTCCCTTAGATAAGATGTCTGTTTCAATGACCATGAACGGGGCCGTTATTCCTATTATGGCATTTTATATTGTAGCTGCGGAGGAGCAGGGTGTGCCGGTATCTTCGCTCAAGGGAACTATTCAAAATGATATTTTGAAGGAGTTTATGGTAAGGAATACTTACATATATCCTCCCCAGGCCTCAATGCGCATCATCGGGGATATTTTTAAATATACTTCCCAAAATATGCCTGGGTTTCACTCTATTTCCATCTCGGGCTATCATATGCAGGAAGCTGGGGCCACTGCTGATTTAGAATTGGCTTATACCTTAGCAGATGGCTTGGAGTATGTGAGAACTGGATTAAGGGCTGGATTAGATATTGATGATTTTGCTCCCAGATTATCCTTTTTTTGGGGAGTGGGCATGAATCATTTTATGGAGATTGCTAAACTGAGGGCAGGTAGGCTACTTTGGGCAAGGATGATGAAGACTTTTAACCCTCAAAACCCGAAATCCATGAGCCTTAGGGCCCACTGTCAAACATCCGGTTGGTCACTGACTGAGCAAGATGTTTTTAACAATGTAGCAAGAACAACAATGGAGGCACTTGCAGCTGTTTTGGGGCACACGCAGTCTTTACATACCAATGCTTTTGATGAGGCCATAGCTTTGCCAACAGATTTTTCTGCCAGAGTTGCCAGAAATACACAGCTTTATTTAAAAGAAGAGACGGGTATTACCCGGGTAGTGGATCCCTGGGGAGGTTCCTATTATTTGGAATACCTGACAGACCAACTGGTGAAAAAAGCTGAAATATTGATCAAGGAAGTGGAAGAGCTCGGAGGTATGGCCAAAGCCATTGAGGCCGGACTTCCCAAAATGAGGATTGAAGAAGCTGCTGTCAGAAAACAAGCCAGGATTGATAGTGGAAAAGATGCGATTATTGGTGTAAACAAATACCCTTCCCATCCCGATCACGAATTTGATGTTTTGGAAGTGGATAATGAGCAGGTTATCAGGTCTCAAATGGCCAGATTGGACCAGCTAAAAACAGAAAGGAATGGGAAAGAAGTGGAGGACTCCTTGGATAAAATTACGGAAGCGGCAAAGACTGGGGAGGGGAATTTACTGGAATTGGCGGTTGATGCAGCCAGAAAAAGAGCTACATTAGGAGAAATATCCCTTGCCATGGAAAAGGAATTTGGAAGGCATAAAGCCACCATGAAATCTGTGTCTGGAAATTATGCCAGTGAAGCAAGTGACAACCTGGTTTTTCAGAAGGCCAAATCCCTGTCTGATAAATTTGCGGACCTGGAGGGACGCCGACCACGCATTTTGATTGCCAAAATGGGACAGGATGGACATGATAGAGGAGCCAAGGTAATTGCTACAGGACTGGCGGATATGGGGTTTGACGTGGATATTGGCCCACTTTTCCAAACTCCGTATGAAGTGGCCATGCAGGCAATAGAGAATGATGTCCATATTATTGGCGTTTCTAGCTTAGCTGGCGGGCATAAGACTTTGGTTTCCCAACTGATAAAGGAATTAAAGGATTTGAGCAGAGAGGATATCATGGTTGTCGTGGGAGGGGTTGTACCCCCAAGGGATATAAAATTCCTCAATCAGCTGGGGGTGGCTTTGGTATTTGGTCCTGGGACTGTATTGCCTAAGGCAGCTATTGAAATTTTAAATAAAATGATGGAAGAATAATATATTTTTATAAGCATGAAAGGGATTACACTTTTGTTTGATGAAAGCCTTGCAGAAGAAGTTGAAGATAAAATTGTTCCTTTATTTGGAGAATTACTAAAAGGGAAAATTCCATTTTCCCTAAATCTTGAAATTGCCCTGGAAGAAGATGATTTTTTGGTTACTTATTTGTCTGATGACCAATTGAAGGCCCTTTTTCCCAAGGTGATTGAAAACGAATGGCAGTTGGGCTTTCTTCCCCATCCCAAAATGACCCACGCCCGTCAAGGTTTTGGCGTAGGTTCCAGTATAGAAAAAGCGGCGGAGAATATTTTAAAAACTGATGAGGTCAAAAGGGTGGATGCCCTTATGGTTAATGGTAGGCCTGTTTTCAATACTGTGGTTATTGGGGAATCGCTAAGTGTGATGTATGGTAGTGCAGAATTGTCGGCGATTAAGCGGCTGTGGGGAAAGTTTAAAAGCTTTTTTAAAATGTTTAGGAGGATGCACTTGCACCCTTACAGTATCCTCATCCAAAAGGAAGGGAATAATGAAAATGGGGAGGGTAAAAAGGAGGAAAAGATTGAAACTGCCGCATTAGGAATGGTTGTGGTTGAGCATGGTAAGAGTTCCTTATTGTCCAGGCGGATATTGGAAGATTCATTTGTAAATGATGGGATGATGCATAATATTGTCCTTTCTCCTCATAGTGTTTTTGGCTTACTTGAATTTACAATAAAAAGCTTTTTTCGGTCGACCAAAAATTCCAAATTACCTCCTTTTGCTGCTCATATAAAAACCAAAAAACTAATTGTTCAAAGTCCGGAACCAATTAATTTGAGTGTGGACGGAGTATTTCAAAGCACCAAGGAAGTTGAACTGGAAGTTGTACCTAAAGTCTTGAAAATTGTCCCTGGAAGGTATTTGGATACCCAGGCGGAAGCGAACAATAAAGAGATATTCAAGACACAAATGTTGCCCAGAGGGGAGTTAAGGGATGAACTGTTATCCGGGCCTTTGCCCTATATTAACCATGCCACCACAGAGGAATTTAAGGACCTATTTACCGTACTCCGTGAGAACTCACAGCCTACTTCAAGTTACCTGGTTTTAATGGTGTTATCCACGGTTTTGGCCACCTTTGGTCTTTTTGCAAATTCCACACCTGTAATTATAGGTGCCATGATATTGGCTCCCTTGATGGCTCCCATCATTTCCTTAAGTATGGGTGTTTTGCGTCAAGACCAGCATTTGATCAAAAATAGCCTTCAATCCGTGGGGTTTGGTTTGTTGTTGGGATACCTGTTTGCTGTTTTTATTACCTGGTTGACTCCACTGAAGACTTTGAATAGTGAAATTGTGGCAAGGATAAGACCCAATTTGCTTGACCTTGGGGTGGCGGCTGCATCAGGGGTTGCCGGTGCTTATGCACATTCCAAAAAAGAAATAGCCAAGACTTTGGCAGGAGTAGCCATTGCTGTGGCCTTGGTGCCCCCACTTGCAGTTTCCGGAATTGGACTGGGGTGGTTGAATTGGCAGGTTTTTTCCGGGGCTTTACTTTTATTGGTAACGAACCTGGCGGGAATGGTTTTAGCAGCTTCCCTTACCTTTTTATTGTTGGGGTTCAGTCCATTTCACCTGGCCAAAAAAGGTTTGATGTGGTCCTTGGTTTTGGTTTTGGGAGTGAGTACTCCTTTGGCTTTTGGCTTTTCCAAAATGGTCCATGAAAACAAGATCATCCAACAATTGAGTGGATATCAACTTAATGAAAAGGTAACTATCAGAGAGGTGAATGTAAGGCAGCTCAGCCCTTTAAGGCTTGCAGTTACCTTAGTGGCAGACGGTCCTTTGGATGAAAAGGAATTGCTGAGGGTGAAGCGAAAAGTTGAAACCATGCTTGGAGAGGAGGTTGAACTGGAAATTACCACGGGGGTAAAAATGTAAAAAGTTGACCTGGAGTTCAGGTCAACTTTAGGAAATGTGGTGAATAAACCGATTAGTTCTCTTCTCCTCTCAGTTTGATAACTGCTCCTTCGAGCATGTCACTGATCCTGATTTGGCAGGCCAGCCGACTAGTGGGGAAAAGCTCGGGAAGGGTTTCTAATTGGTCTAGCTCTACATCTGATGCATCGCCCAAACCATCTTTTCCCTCCAGGACCTCCACATGGCAGGTAGCACATAGGGCCATTCCACCACAGGTGGCCAATACTGGATAATCGGAAGCTTTCAGGACTTCCATGAGACTTAAGCCCATATCGTCCGGGGCTTCTATCGATTGACGGTTTCCGTCAAGATCTTCAACTTCAAATGTTACCATGCCACAAAATTAATATTAAAATGCATTTACACCATTAACGGTGGTATATTTAAAGCTTAATTTTTGGTCAGGATAGACATATTTAAAGGCGCTGTGACACATCAAAGCAGCCTCATGGAATCCACAAAGGATAAGTTTCAGCTTATTCTCATAAGTATTGATGTCTCCTACTGCATAGATTCTGTCCACATTTGTGGAGTAATCAGTGGTGTCCACTTCAATGGCATTTTTGTCAATGTTCAACCCCCAATCTGCAATT includes the following:
- a CDS encoding CopD family protein, coding for MGFEYLKALHIIFIVTWFAGLFYIVRLFIYQTETLEKPLEEQKILKPQLDLMAKRLWLGITWPSAVLTLIFGFWVLSYRWGYLELGFMHAKLGFVFLLYLYHFKCHQIFKQLQKGVSKWSSTQLRIWNEAATVLLFAIVFLIVLKNLLDMVWGIVGLLVLSGLLMAGIKLYKRRRQRN
- the meaB gene encoding methylmalonyl Co-A mutase-associated GTPase MeaB, which translates into the protein MDYKPKRLKAKDYVDGVLSGNRTLLSKAITLVESKLEEDQNLAKEVMASIMPYSGNSVRIGVTGIPGVGKSTFIENFGKNIVEEGHRLAVLTIDPSSDKSSGSILGDKTRMESLSKLPEVYVRPSPSSFFAGGVGEKTREAIFLCEAAGYDVIIVETVGVGQAEALVRQMVDFFLLLLLPGSGDQLQGIKKGIIEFADGLVITKADGDNLIKSKIALQEFKQVVNLLSNRDKGWRPPVKICSSVTKKGLNEIWGMILDYEKNRKINGAWEETRKDQQVYWVKEQTRVLIEKRFFNNPWIKKNIEKYMPLLINGNVLPSEVAEKLLEDFVVYLKKQS
- a CDS encoding DUF3298 and DUF4163 domain-containing protein; the protein is MKEGCKSIRGLFMTMVLLAFFACGQDENVELKKISHHIKELNKKSCIDEDCAEVKLSFPVFEGKRNLADKINLHIKQQMIMYLGWGESELEVDSLQYAVNNFIKKFKNIKEEFPDSHQSWYVDAQGAVTYSNSKFLSLSMLSDSYTGGAHSNQIMLFMNFDLDRGVLVKKDDIILNETKLLAKAKNAFRKYHDVDPEKSLAEDGRFFLKDGEFFLPAAIGYEDSELVLFYNSYEIAPYAMGQTELRIPLDQLEGVVLQP
- the dnaA gene encoding chromosomal replication initiator protein DnaA, producing MNSEAKAVWDECLRVIEAHVNEQSFSTWFKPINPVRLEGPILTIQVPSQFFYEWLEDNYVQVLKLAIKNILGPSGKLEYAVVVDRGNSQNQPYVVSYPQGNAAAKKKNDEKLQKQENRSPFDMQSLHGDALLQSHLNPNYTFSSYIEGDCNRLARSAGYAVATKPGITSFNPLMVYGGVGLGKTHLVQAIGNEIKNGPEDKFVLYVSSEKFVNQFMDSIKDGNVKSFTNFYMQVDVLIIDDIQFLAGKDRTQEMFFHIFNHLHQSKKQIIMTSDCPPRDLKGLEERLLSRFKWGLTADLHMPDFETRVAIIRRKMQTEGIYIPDDVIEYLAYTVDTNIRELEGVLISLIAHASLNRVEIDLGLAKSIMKNIVKDIETEVGIDFIQKTVSDYYGIKLDDLKAKTRKKEIVMARQIAMYFSKEFTNHSLKSIGYHFGGRDHSTVIHAVQTVNDLMETDTTFRNAINEQKKKFKMRSY
- a CDS encoding methylmalonyl-CoA mutase family protein; translation: MNKLFDNFPPQNKGMWMQEVLKDLKQGSFEHLMISRPWEGMSLFPFYTAEDAEKWKWLISYENIENYNLPLSSSSPKQWANMVKVTWRPDDTFEAEVKRVLEGGADGIILELSGEEPPGIIFKGDWWKGLVLWIHPLNNPVSILQQFFSEIDQRKIDKGTIVGGILYSPFKNLFDNQKAKSALEGELWQLHQMTKDFQYFKGLCLDWCIYLEGGGNPDQEMRYGLGELVELMDILTEKGFSPEELFKNLIIKVAVSGDFYMEIAKLKSMRVLVHQLAGLYEVKVNPNEFPFFGFTSNWSKSKVEPYTNMIKNTTESLAALLGGCNLIWVRPHEIEGAEPSNFSKRIARNILNILKEECYLDKVLDPTAGSYYLGFLTNKLRQLGEEGLRQLEKEGGWWGNYMDLRIQKDIKTSRMEKWDALISGDQVRVGENKYRAKESGYLLAKKPNKIQEEPFQIKPLSPVLLFEMTKTS
- the scpA gene encoding methylmalonyl-CoA mutase; the encoded protein is MRPNLEKLTQNNLFSHKPGKPGESWSSFEKIKIKPFYSKEDVKNISHLSYVAGLPPFLRGPYSTMYLNRTWTIRQYAGFSNAEASNAFYRKNLEEGQRGLSVAFDLATHRGFDSDHPRVQGDVGKAGVAVDSILDMKILFDGIPLDKMSVSMTMNGAVIPIMAFYIVAAEEQGVPVSSLKGTIQNDILKEFMVRNTYIYPPQASMRIIGDIFKYTSQNMPGFHSISISGYHMQEAGATADLELAYTLADGLEYVRTGLRAGLDIDDFAPRLSFFWGVGMNHFMEIAKLRAGRLLWARMMKTFNPQNPKSMSLRAHCQTSGWSLTEQDVFNNVARTTMEALAAVLGHTQSLHTNAFDEAIALPTDFSARVARNTQLYLKEETGITRVVDPWGGSYYLEYLTDQLVKKAEILIKEVEELGGMAKAIEAGLPKMRIEEAAVRKQARIDSGKDAIIGVNKYPSHPDHEFDVLEVDNEQVIRSQMARLDQLKTERNGKEVEDSLDKITEAAKTGEGNLLELAVDAARKRATLGEISLAMEKEFGRHKATMKSVSGNYASEASDNLVFQKAKSLSDKFADLEGRRPRILIAKMGQDGHDRGAKVIATGLADMGFDVDIGPLFQTPYEVAMQAIENDVHIIGVSSLAGGHKTLVSQLIKELKDLSREDIMVVVGGVVPPRDIKFLNQLGVALVFGPGTVLPKAAIEILNKMMEE
- a CDS encoding DUF389 domain-containing protein: MKGITLLFDESLAEEVEDKIVPLFGELLKGKIPFSLNLEIALEEDDFLVTYLSDDQLKALFPKVIENEWQLGFLPHPKMTHARQGFGVGSSIEKAAENILKTDEVKRVDALMVNGRPVFNTVVIGESLSVMYGSAELSAIKRLWGKFKSFFKMFRRMHLHPYSILIQKEGNNENGEGKKEEKIETAALGMVVVEHGKSSLLSRRILEDSFVNDGMMHNIVLSPHSVFGLLEFTIKSFFRSTKNSKLPPFAAHIKTKKLIVQSPEPINLSVDGVFQSTKEVELEVVPKVLKIVPGRYLDTQAEANNKEIFKTQMLPRGELRDELLSGPLPYINHATTEEFKDLFTVLRENSQPTSSYLVLMVLSTVLATFGLFANSTPVIIGAMILAPLMAPIISLSMGVLRQDQHLIKNSLQSVGFGLLLGYLFAVFITWLTPLKTLNSEIVARIRPNLLDLGVAAASGVAGAYAHSKKEIAKTLAGVAIAVALVPPLAVSGIGLGWLNWQVFSGALLLLVTNLAGMVLAASLTFLLLGFSPFHLAKKGLMWSLVLVLGVSTPLAFGFSKMVHENKIIQQLSGYQLNEKVTIREVNVRQLSPLRLAVTLVADGPLDEKELLRVKRKVETMLGEEVELEITTGVKM
- a CDS encoding 2Fe-2S iron-sulfur cluster-binding protein; amino-acid sequence: MVTFEVEDLDGNRQSIEAPDDMGLSLMEVLKASDYPVLATCGGMALCATCHVEVLEGKDGLGDASDVELDQLETLPELFPTSRLACQIRISDMLEGAVIKLRGEEN